One window of the Dehalococcoidia bacterium genome contains the following:
- a CDS encoding GGDEF domain-containing protein, with protein MNRLPSWRAENDPELPAGYRGLAFPEPLETAYQRYLDRRFRSWLTVVAAAIVVSLVIRAFTIPFFTLQDIPPTVVVAGLSISTFVLFVGWNIVVLLIALLALIHLLRGGTVLSTQWVAVVGGLILVLSFLVAHTLRTTPSYLSPIAIPVVVFVLVLGFRLGFLLTASFIGLIVAAQAAFSALNTFSPLVNVTALFIVLPYLALALLIAYLLERDARNDFLAQRALQRQQRALAEHSQRLAEEATTDELTQVANRRKFEETIAAEWRRARRTGEPLSLVMIDIDHFKQLNDRFGHQRGDEVLLLVAERLRAFAQRPGDLLARYGGEEFALILSGAALPAGRDIAERLRRAVEGLAIPNGADPPGVVTVSAGVATIWPRLGEEAALLVQAADAALYRAKLRGRNRVETATLAVLPPEQSELERPESSSARSDA; from the coding sequence GTGAACAGATTGCCGTCGTGGCGGGCAGAAAATGACCCGGAGCTTCCCGCCGGCTATCGCGGGCTGGCATTTCCAGAGCCCCTCGAAACCGCCTACCAGCGCTATCTCGACCGCCGTTTCCGCAGCTGGCTCACGGTAGTTGCCGCCGCAATCGTCGTTTCGCTCGTCATTCGCGCATTCACCATCCCGTTTTTCACTCTTCAAGACATTCCGCCGACGGTCGTCGTAGCGGGATTGTCGATCTCGACCTTCGTCCTGTTCGTCGGCTGGAACATCGTCGTCCTCCTGATCGCTCTTCTCGCCTTGATCCATCTCCTGCGCGGCGGCACAGTTCTCTCAACGCAATGGGTGGCGGTCGTTGGCGGGCTGATCCTTGTCCTTTCGTTCCTCGTCGCGCATACGCTCCGCACAACTCCGAGCTATCTCAGCCCGATCGCTATCCCGGTCGTTGTCTTTGTTCTCGTCCTCGGGTTCCGATTGGGGTTCCTCCTCACCGCGAGTTTCATCGGGCTGATCGTGGCCGCCCAAGCAGCGTTCAGCGCGCTCAACACTTTCTCGCCGCTTGTCAACGTCACTGCTCTGTTCATCGTCCTCCCGTATCTTGCGCTCGCGCTGCTGATCGCCTACTTGCTCGAACGCGACGCCCGCAACGATTTCCTCGCCCAGCGCGCGCTCCAGCGCCAGCAACGCGCATTGGCCGAGCATTCGCAGCGCCTTGCGGAAGAAGCGACCACCGACGAACTGACCCAAGTCGCAAACCGTCGAAAGTTCGAAGAGACGATCGCCGCCGAATGGCGGCGCGCCCGGCGCACGGGAGAGCCGCTGTCGCTCGTGATGATTGACATTGACCACTTCAAGCAGCTGAACGACCGCTTCGGTCATCAGCGCGGGGACGAGGTGCTGCTGCTCGTCGCCGAGCGGCTGCGCGCCTTCGCTCAGCGGCCCGGCGATCTCCTTGCGCGGTATGGCGGAGAGGAGTTCGCACTCATTCTGAGCGGCGCCGCGCTGCCAGCCGGACGCGACATCGCAGAACGGCTTCGGAGAGCAGTTGAGGGCTTAGCCATTCCGAACGGTGCCGATCCTCCGGGCGTCGTCACGGTGAGTGCCGGGGTGGCGACCATCTGGCCCCGGCTCGGCGAGGAAGCGGCACTCCTAGTGCAAGCTGCAGATGCCGCCCTCTATCGGGCCAAGCTGCGGGGGCGCAATCGAGTTGAGACCGCTACTCTCGCCGTTCTCCCTCCCGAGCAATCGGAGCTGGAGCGCCCAGAGAGCAGCAGCGCCCGCAGCGACGCCTGA
- a CDS encoding response regulator transcription factor: MDPTDSRRPIRILIVDDHPVVREGLSGMLGTQEDFLVVAEAADGEAAVALAREHGPDVVLMDLEMPNLDGAEAIRRIVSTCPESRVLVLTAYDTDERIISAIQAGARGYLLKGVPREELFRAVRLVSQGQSLLHPAVATKLLDRVQSITREPDIEPLTEREIEVLELVAAGLRNKEIAQRLVITERTVKFHVGVILQKLRASTRTEAVRIAIQRGIISLT, encoded by the coding sequence GTGGACCCCACTGACAGCCGCCGACCGATCCGCATCCTGATCGTTGACGATCATCCCGTGGTGCGGGAAGGGCTTTCCGGCATGCTCGGCACGCAGGAGGACTTTCTCGTGGTCGCCGAAGCAGCGGACGGCGAAGCGGCAGTCGCTCTCGCCCGCGAGCACGGACCTGATGTGGTGCTGATGGATCTCGAAATGCCGAACCTCGATGGGGCAGAAGCGATCCGCCGGATTGTCTCCACCTGCCCTGAGAGCCGAGTGCTCGTGCTGACCGCATACGACACCGATGAGCGGATTATCAGCGCTATTCAAGCGGGAGCGCGCGGCTATCTGCTTAAGGGCGTGCCCCGCGAAGAATTGTTTCGCGCTGTCCGTCTTGTCAGCCAAGGGCAGAGCCTCCTTCACCCGGCGGTGGCGACGAAACTGCTCGACCGGGTGCAGTCGATCACGCGTGAGCCTGATATCGAACCCCTCACCGAACGCGAGATCGAAGTGCTCGAACTGGTCGCGGCCGGCCTGCGGAACAAAGAGATCGCGCAGCGTCTCGTCATCACCGAGCGCACCGTGAAATTTCACGTCGGCGTCATCCTCCAAAAGCTGAGAGCGAGCACGCGTACCGAGGCGGTGCGCATCGCAATCCAGCGGGGGATTATCAGCCTGACATGA
- a CDS encoding GAF domain-containing sensor histidine kinase, with translation MRDPMLMILAFWSGFLTSLIASSRWRSRWSRAALCFLSVAGLLVLFARKPRTAEAPVVSSPTPQTNAGSADNGDTEDRQRLEALVIERTARLHHRAEQLRTINLVGQRLVQIRNLDELLPFIASELAQAFSFENVNIFLIGDDPTVLEARASAGKYGQETPHHRLKVGEQGIVGWVAGSGQPLMANDVEQEPRYLFRDWLAETRAELAVPIRIGDQVLGVLDIESRHVNAFDETDLSTAQTLADLIAVAIENARLYDQTRELAVTEERNRLAREIHDTIAQGLSALTMQLELADAALPTDPARAREAISRALGLARLNLEEARRSVQNLRSRSLARRSLADAVRALLEQSSKENGYYFSFRHNVEGEIAPAIENGVYRIVQEALNNINRHAQASEVNVSIELNGNGLRLLIEDDGVGFDPDSLAGVNEGHFGMIGMQERAHLLGGTLHIRSTPGDGTAIELYVPIKPA, from the coding sequence ATGCGAGACCCGATGCTGATGATCCTCGCTTTCTGGAGCGGTTTCCTCACGTCGCTTATCGCGTCGTCACGCTGGCGTTCCCGCTGGTCGCGGGCGGCGCTCTGCTTTCTTAGCGTTGCGGGCCTGCTTGTGCTGTTCGCGCGAAAACCGCGCACGGCTGAGGCGCCTGTGGTCTCGTCGCCCACGCCTCAGACGAATGCGGGAAGCGCAGACAACGGCGACACCGAAGATCGGCAGCGGCTCGAAGCGCTCGTCATTGAGCGGACGGCTCGTCTGCACCACCGCGCGGAGCAGCTTCGCACGATCAACCTCGTCGGGCAGCGGCTCGTCCAGATCCGCAACCTCGATGAGCTGCTGCCGTTCATCGCTTCTGAGCTCGCCCAAGCCTTCAGCTTCGAGAATGTCAATATCTTCCTGATCGGAGATGACCCGACCGTCCTCGAGGCGCGCGCGTCCGCGGGAAAGTACGGGCAGGAGACGCCGCATCACCGCCTGAAAGTTGGCGAGCAAGGGATTGTCGGCTGGGTTGCCGGAAGTGGCCAGCCCTTGATGGCGAACGACGTCGAACAAGAGCCGCGCTACCTGTTCCGCGATTGGCTCGCCGAGACGCGCGCTGAGCTTGCGGTGCCGATCCGGATTGGGGACCAAGTGCTCGGCGTGCTTGATATCGAGAGCCGTCATGTCAACGCTTTTGACGAAACCGATCTGAGCACCGCGCAGACCCTCGCCGATCTCATCGCTGTTGCAATCGAGAACGCTCGCCTTTACGACCAGACGCGGGAGCTTGCCGTCACCGAAGAGCGCAACCGCCTCGCGCGCGAAATTCATGACACCATCGCCCAAGGCCTCAGCGCGCTGACCATGCAGCTTGAGCTTGCTGATGCGGCCCTGCCAACCGACCCGGCGCGCGCCCGCGAGGCGATCTCCCGCGCGCTTGGGCTCGCCCGGCTCAACCTTGAAGAAGCGCGCCGTTCCGTTCAGAACCTCCGCTCTCGTTCCTTGGCGCGCAGAAGCCTCGCCGATGCAGTGCGCGCGCTGCTTGAGCAGTCGAGCAAGGAGAACGGGTATTACTTCTCCTTCCGGCACAATGTCGAAGGCGAAATCGCGCCCGCGATCGAAAACGGCGTCTACCGGATCGTCCAAGAAGCGCTGAACAATATCAATCGGCACGCCCAAGCAAGCGAGGTCAACGTTTCCATCGAACTGAACGGCAACGGGTTGCGGCTTCTCATCGAGGATGATGGTGTCGGGTTTGACCCCGACTCCTTGGCGGGAGTGAATGAGGGGCACTTCGGCATGATCGGAATGCAGGAGCGGGCGCATCTTTTGGGAGGAACGCTTCACATCCGGTCGACGCCGGGCGACGGCACTGCCATCGAACTGTACGTCCCAATCAAGCCGGCGTGA
- a CDS encoding helix-turn-helix domain-containing protein gives MSPSDDPALAPDESSELAPEASSHHRASAGESHPSRPRHHRTGKLRVGDIRRRIAYERREALDTREPLAIRFAGERYEVLSEVLADYSDDARIDPWAVTVGVSQAAKMLGFNVREVRSLIRLGRLPARKQKNEWRIPLDAVL, from the coding sequence ATGTCCCCGTCCGACGACCCTGCGCTTGCCCCGGATGAGTCCTCCGAACTCGCTCCCGAGGCGTCTTCTCACCATCGGGCGTCTGCGGGCGAGAGCCACCCCTCGCGCCCTCGCCACCACAGGACAGGCAAGCTTCGCGTAGGCGACATTCGTCGTCGGATTGCGTACGAACGCCGAGAAGCGCTTGACACGCGGGAGCCGCTCGCCATCCGGTTTGCGGGCGAACGGTACGAAGTGCTGTCGGAAGTGCTCGCGGACTACAGTGATGACGCCCGGATCGACCCTTGGGCAGTCACCGTGGGGGTGAGCCAGGCCGCAAAGATGCTGGGGTTCAACGTTCGCGAGGTCCGCTCGCTCATCCGCTTGGGACGTCTTCCCGCGCGCAAGCAGAAGAATGAGTGGCGAATTCCCCTTGACGCCGTGCTCTGA
- a CDS encoding LLM class flavin-dependent oxidoreductase, whose translation MPAIEIGLNEDSLPLLETLAIAREAQRLGFSGLWTPENRERSGFVACAFWGSHIPDLRVGIGVLPARARSPHSIALDALTVQEVTGGRFTLGLGAAGGGPAWGTPADRPIAAMTDYVRTVRALVAGKRVFYQGKTIQLAGDEIVMPGVPPVPVFLGALGPQMLAVAGRWADGVLLNWANEARVQFARETVARAASAVGRDPSSVTIAGYIRVSVDDDEERARQAVARQTLKFWRMPHYRAQWEAMGFGEARRKAEEILASDDPFTAAASLPDSFLRSVSAYGTPAAAARRFAELAAGLDIAIARIVPARPGRDGVLAVLDALAPARQ comes from the coding sequence ATGCCCGCAATTGAGATTGGTCTCAATGAAGACTCGCTTCCCCTTCTCGAGACGCTCGCTATCGCGCGCGAGGCGCAGCGCCTCGGCTTTAGCGGGTTGTGGACGCCGGAAAACCGCGAACGGAGCGGCTTTGTCGCCTGCGCGTTCTGGGGCAGCCATATCCCCGACCTCCGCGTTGGCATCGGCGTCCTCCCCGCGCGAGCTCGCTCGCCGCACAGCATTGCGCTCGATGCCTTGACCGTTCAGGAGGTGACCGGCGGGCGTTTCACGCTCGGTCTCGGCGCTGCAGGCGGGGGACCGGCTTGGGGAACGCCAGCTGACCGCCCGATTGCGGCGATGACCGACTACGTGCGCACCGTTCGCGCCCTCGTCGCGGGCAAGCGGGTGTTCTATCAGGGGAAGACGATCCAGCTCGCGGGAGATGAGATCGTCATGCCGGGCGTTCCGCCGGTTCCGGTCTTTCTTGGGGCGCTGGGACCGCAGATGCTGGCCGTCGCGGGACGCTGGGCTGACGGCGTTCTTCTGAACTGGGCCAATGAAGCCCGAGTGCAATTCGCGCGTGAGACGGTGGCGCGCGCGGCGAGCGCAGTCGGACGCGACCCCTCCTCGGTCACCATCGCCGGCTACATCCGCGTCAGCGTCGACGACGACGAGGAGCGGGCGCGCCAAGCAGTCGCAAGGCAGACACTCAAGTTCTGGCGCATGCCGCACTACCGAGCGCAGTGGGAAGCGATGGGGTTCGGAGAGGCACGCCGCAAGGCGGAGGAGATCCTTGCGAGCGACGACCCGTTCACGGCCGCCGCCAGCCTGCCCGACAGCTTTCTGCGGTCGGTATCAGCGTACGGCACGCCGGCGGCGGCGGCGCGCCGCTTCGCCGAGCTCGCCGCGGGACTAGATATCGCAATCGCTCGTATTGTTCCGGCGCGGCCAGGCCGGGATGGGGTGCTCGCCGTGCTCGACGCGCTGGCGCCCGCCCGCCAGTGA
- a CDS encoding enoyl-CoA hydratase/isomerase family protein, with product MRTLRFEVREDVGWLWLARPEKHNAQNALLAGEMVTLLDTLVEENVLRALVVIGEGPSFSSGLDLEESPEGFPGEHVERLAAAPWPTVAAIRGYALGGGLELALACDVRIGTPDCQLGFPEVTVGRIPSWGGTQRLSRLVGPGLASEMVLTGEPIDAARAAAAGLLNRIVANDALEASAGALAATMARQAPLAVRYAKEAIQRGLDLPLAHALEVEGDLYVLLEATEDRREGIAAFREKRPPRWRSA from the coding sequence ATGCGGACGCTGCGCTTTGAGGTCCGCGAGGACGTCGGCTGGCTTTGGCTGGCGCGTCCCGAAAAGCACAATGCGCAGAATGCGCTCCTTGCCGGGGAGATGGTGACGCTCCTCGACACGCTCGTGGAGGAAAACGTTCTTCGCGCCCTCGTGGTGATCGGGGAGGGACCGTCCTTCTCTTCTGGTCTCGACCTAGAGGAGTCGCCCGAGGGCTTCCCCGGGGAGCATGTGGAGCGTCTTGCTGCCGCTCCCTGGCCGACAGTCGCCGCAATTCGCGGCTACGCGCTCGGCGGGGGGCTGGAACTTGCCCTCGCCTGCGATGTCCGCATTGGAACGCCCGACTGCCAGCTCGGCTTTCCGGAAGTGACCGTGGGGCGAATTCCGAGCTGGGGGGGAACCCAGCGGCTCTCCCGCTTGGTCGGCCCGGGGCTCGCCAGCGAAATGGTGCTGACCGGCGAGCCGATCGACGCTGCCCGCGCTGCGGCAGCCGGACTGCTCAACCGGATCGTGGCCAACGATGCGCTTGAAGCGAGCGCAGGCGCGCTCGCCGCGACGATGGCGCGCCAAGCGCCGCTCGCCGTCCGCTATGCCAAGGAAGCGATCCAGCGCGGTCTCGACCTCCCCCTTGCCCATGCCCTTGAGGTGGAGGGAGACTTGTACGTCCTGCTCGAAGCGACGGAGGACCGCCGCGAGGGGATCGCCGCGTTCCGAGAAAAACGGCCTCCTCGCTGGCGCAGCGCCTGA
- the lipA gene encoding lipoyl synthase, with product MEAPLVRRPAWLKVRIGAGENFRELKQLMRDLDLHTVCEEAHCPNIGECWGHRTATFMILGRVCTRACAYCAVETGLPQGLDLFEPQRVALAVKKMGLRHAVITSVQRDDLPDGGASLFAATVRRIRALNPGCTIELLIPDFKGSAEALATVLEELPDILNHNIETVPRLFKRARPGGRYARSLQLLARSKEIAPSVPTKSGLMVGLGETIEEVRQTLRDLRAVGVDIVTIGQYLRPSPQHLPVDRYVHPDEFAELKEYALSLGFAHCESGPLVRSSYHAHEQAQRADLLPSR from the coding sequence ATGGAGGCACCGCTCGTCCGAAGGCCGGCGTGGCTGAAGGTGCGGATCGGCGCTGGCGAGAACTTCCGAGAGCTGAAACAGCTGATGCGAGACTTGGACCTTCACACGGTCTGTGAAGAGGCGCACTGTCCGAACATCGGCGAGTGCTGGGGCCACCGCACCGCGACGTTCATGATCCTCGGGCGGGTCTGCACGCGCGCCTGCGCCTACTGTGCTGTCGAGACGGGCCTGCCGCAAGGGCTCGACCTCTTTGAGCCCCAGCGTGTCGCTCTCGCGGTGAAGAAGATGGGATTGCGTCACGCGGTCATCACGTCGGTCCAGCGCGACGATCTCCCGGACGGCGGGGCTTCTCTCTTCGCCGCGACTGTGCGCCGGATTCGAGCGCTTAATCCCGGCTGCACGATCGAACTGCTCATCCCGGACTTCAAAGGCTCTGCCGAGGCGCTGGCCACTGTTCTCGAAGAGCTGCCGGACATCCTCAACCACAACATCGAGACGGTGCCCCGGCTTTTCAAGCGGGCACGGCCGGGCGGACGCTACGCGCGCTCGCTCCAGCTGCTCGCTCGGAGCAAGGAGATCGCGCCGAGCGTGCCGACAAAGTCAGGGCTGATGGTGGGGCTGGGCGAAACGATCGAAGAAGTTCGGCAGACGCTGCGGGATCTCCGCGCTGTCGGCGTTGACATTGTCACCATCGGCCAGTATCTCCGCCCGTCCCCCCAGCATCTTCCTGTCGACCGGTATGTTCACCCCGATGAGTTTGCTGAGCTGAAGGAATACGCGCTTTCACTCGGCTTTGCGCACTGCGAGTCTGGGCCGCTTGTCCGCAGTTCGTACCATGCCCACGAACAAGCGCAGCGCGCCGACCTCCTGCCCTCACGATGA
- a CDS encoding glucose 1-dehydrogenase: protein MALLEGKTALVTGGASGIGRAIVERIVQEGGNAAIADIDDEKANDLQRALGNRTIALRVDVTDAAAVADAVRRTVDAFGALDIMVNNAAIMLVSPAIDITPEQWRRVIDVNLTGVFLGAQAAARQMIAQGRGGVIINASSGAGRRGSAYFSAYCASKAGIISLTQSLAIELAPHKIRVNCYTPGHIMTPFWDTIAEGYARVTNSTREEVIERFRKSVPWGRFGRPEEVASAVVWLASDEAEYVSGQAIAMNGAELPW, encoded by the coding sequence ATGGCCCTGCTTGAGGGAAAAACGGCGCTGGTGACTGGAGGGGCGAGCGGCATCGGCCGCGCCATCGTCGAGCGCATCGTCCAAGAAGGCGGCAACGCCGCGATCGCGGATATCGACGATGAGAAAGCGAACGACCTGCAGCGGGCGCTTGGCAACCGCACGATCGCGCTGCGGGTCGATGTGACGGATGCCGCCGCCGTTGCGGACGCGGTCCGCCGAACTGTCGACGCATTCGGGGCGCTTGACATCATGGTGAACAATGCGGCGATCATGCTTGTGTCGCCGGCGATCGACATCACTCCCGAGCAGTGGCGGCGCGTCATCGATGTCAATCTGACGGGCGTGTTCCTTGGAGCACAGGCAGCGGCGCGCCAGATGATTGCCCAAGGACGCGGGGGGGTGATCATCAACGCATCGTCTGGAGCGGGACGCCGCGGCTCGGCATATTTTTCTGCCTACTGTGCTTCTAAAGCCGGCATTATTTCGCTCACCCAGTCGCTCGCGATCGAACTGGCGCCGCACAAAATCCGGGTCAACTGCTACACGCCCGGACACATCATGACCCCCTTCTGGGACACAATCGCTGAGGGCTATGCTCGGGTGACGAACAGCACCCGGGAGGAGGTGATCGAGCGGTTCCGGAAGTCGGTGCCGTGGGGCCGGTTCGGCAGGCCGGAAGAGGTGGCGAGCGCGGTTGTCTGGCTTGCGAGCGATGAGGCGGAGTATGTCAGCGGCCAAGCAATCGCGATGAACGGCGCCGAACTTCCTTGGTAG
- a CDS encoding 4-hydroxybutyryl-CoA dehydratase, producing MSADIASLWSKPRRPTPIVTGEDYRESLRGRKLRVYLFGERIEEPVDHPLIRPSINAVAATYDLALAQPELATAWSSIAGRRVNRFLQIAESVEDVVAQNKMQRRLGQLTGTCFQRCVGMDAFNALYSVTYECDQAHGTEYHQRLREFIRYCQEENLVVGGAMTDPKGDRSKGPSEQEDPDLFVRVVERRDDGVVIRGAKMHQTGCINSHWIVVMPTMRLRPEDRDYAVVAAIPVEHPGLTFIYGRQSCDTRALEGGAIDQGNAQFSGQEAMIVIDDVFVPWDFVFLNGETEWAAPLVERFTAFHRRSYVCKTGLGDVLIGAAAQIAEYNGVANASHIREKLVEMAHLNETIYGAGIASSYESKPTAAGNYQNDDLLANVCKHNVTRFPYELARLAQDLAGGLVATLPSERDFANPETGPLLRKYLKGRPGVAVEDRVRILRLIENMTLGRNAVGYLTESLHGAGSPQAQRIQIQRALNLEEKKALARRLAGIEDSAEHQPGT from the coding sequence ATGAGTGCCGATATCGCCTCGCTCTGGTCGAAGCCGCGCCGGCCGACCCCGATCGTGACGGGGGAGGACTACCGCGAGTCGCTGCGGGGGCGGAAACTGCGGGTCTACCTGTTTGGGGAGCGGATCGAGGAGCCGGTCGATCACCCGTTGATCCGGCCCTCTATTAACGCGGTCGCTGCGACCTACGACCTTGCCCTTGCTCAGCCGGAACTGGCAACCGCTTGGTCGTCGATTGCGGGCCGGCGGGTAAACCGCTTTCTTCAGATCGCCGAGAGCGTTGAGGATGTCGTCGCCCAGAACAAAATGCAGCGGCGGCTCGGCCAGCTGACCGGCACCTGTTTTCAGCGCTGCGTGGGCATGGACGCGTTCAACGCCCTGTATTCGGTCACCTATGAGTGCGATCAAGCGCACGGCACGGAGTATCATCAACGGCTGCGCGAGTTCATCCGCTACTGTCAGGAGGAAAACCTCGTCGTCGGCGGGGCAATGACCGACCCGAAAGGCGACCGCAGCAAGGGACCGAGTGAGCAGGAAGATCCCGACCTCTTTGTTCGGGTGGTCGAACGCCGCGACGATGGCGTGGTGATCCGGGGCGCGAAGATGCACCAGACGGGGTGTATCAACTCGCACTGGATCGTCGTGATGCCGACAATGCGCCTTCGCCCGGAAGACCGCGACTACGCTGTTGTCGCTGCGATCCCCGTGGAGCACCCGGGCCTCACCTTCATCTACGGCCGTCAATCATGCGACACCCGCGCTCTCGAAGGCGGCGCGATCGATCAAGGCAACGCCCAGTTCTCGGGACAGGAAGCGATGATCGTCATTGACGATGTCTTCGTGCCCTGGGACTTCGTCTTCCTCAACGGGGAAACCGAGTGGGCAGCGCCGCTTGTCGAACGGTTTACGGCCTTCCATCGCCGCAGCTACGTCTGCAAGACCGGCCTCGGCGATGTCTTGATTGGCGCAGCCGCCCAGATCGCCGAGTACAACGGGGTCGCCAACGCCTCGCACATCCGGGAAAAACTGGTCGAGATGGCGCACCTGAACGAGACGATTTACGGGGCGGGTATCGCTTCGTCATACGAGTCGAAGCCGACCGCGGCGGGAAATTACCAGAATGACGACCTGCTGGCGAATGTCTGCAAGCACAACGTCACCCGTTTTCCTTATGAACTGGCGCGCCTCGCCCAGGACCTCGCCGGCGGGCTGGTTGCCACCCTGCCGTCGGAGCGCGACTTCGCTAATCCGGAGACTGGCCCGCTCCTGCGGAAGTATCTCAAGGGGCGCCCCGGGGTCGCCGTGGAGGACCGGGTCCGGATCTTGCGCCTGATCGAAAATATGACGCTCGGCCGGAATGCTGTCGGCTACTTGACCGAGTCGCTGCACGGCGCGGGGTCGCCGCAGGCGCAGCGGATTCAGATCCAGCGCGCGCTCAATCTCGAGGAAAAGAAAGCGCTGGCGCGGCGCCTTGCCGGCATCGAGGACAGCGCCGAGCACCAGCCGGGAACATAG
- a CDS encoding SDR family NAD(P)-dependent oxidoreductase has protein sequence MMNLEGAVALVTGASGGIGEALAVDLQAEGASVVLFARREAELKRVLGRLDADRAAIVVGDVAVRADIERAVQVAEERFGGLDLLINNAGVAVVARISDVPIELLDRGWRTNVLGPILAVQAATPALRRRGGGMIVNISSGMSLRPSATMGIYSMTKAALNVISASLRVELAEDNIRVMTVFPGLIANDFGRNSLAADERLVADRRATSRTRSSRTSEDASRDIIAAIKADQNVFRANPEQSLEVPL, from the coding sequence ATGATGAACCTTGAAGGCGCGGTTGCTCTGGTCACCGGTGCCTCGGGCGGGATCGGGGAAGCGCTCGCAGTTGATCTCCAAGCCGAGGGGGCAAGCGTGGTGCTTTTCGCCCGCCGCGAAGCTGAACTGAAGCGGGTGCTCGGTCGCTTGGACGCCGACCGAGCGGCGATTGTCGTCGGCGATGTCGCGGTGCGCGCGGATATCGAACGCGCTGTGCAGGTTGCCGAGGAGCGTTTCGGCGGGCTCGACCTGCTGATCAACAACGCCGGCGTCGCCGTCGTCGCCCGGATTAGCGATGTGCCGATCGAGCTGCTCGACCGCGGCTGGCGCACGAATGTGCTCGGCCCGATCCTCGCCGTCCAAGCAGCGACGCCGGCATTGCGCCGGCGCGGCGGAGGCATGATTGTCAACATTTCGTCGGGGATGTCGCTTCGTCCCTCGGCAACGATGGGGATCTATTCGATGACCAAGGCGGCCCTCAATGTGATCTCGGCCTCGCTGCGGGTGGAGCTTGCAGAGGACAACATCCGGGTGATGACGGTCTTTCCGGGACTGATCGCGAATGATTTCGGCCGGAATTCACTGGCAGCCGACGAACGCCTCGTCGCTGACCGTCGGGCAACCTCGCGCACGCGTTCGAGCAGGACCTCTGAGGATGCCTCGCGGGATATCATCGCCGCGATCAAGGCAGACCAGAACGTCTTTCGGGCGAACCCGGAGCAATCGCTGGAGGTCCCCCTTTAG
- a CDS encoding M20 family metallopeptidase, which yields MRDERRLVLRQTIESAAADLRALSLAIHDHPELNFEERFAHALLTDFLHDAGFHVERGAYGLPTAFRASVGEGSPCVAVLCEYDALPEIGHACGHNLIAAAGVAAGLALKAAAPAGTVVVLGTPAEEGGGGKVVMLERGAFDGVDVAMMVHPAPGHSAWPNVIGVEALEAQFFGRSAHAAMAPHEGVNALDAMVLAFNAVALLRQQLPPDTRVHGVITRGGTKPNIIPDHTAAELYVRARHPHELDRLKERVVACFDGAARATGCRLEVRWPGPRFRDLRTNDPLAARYVSHLEALGVTVPPRGDNPLDRMLLSTDMGNVSYAVPAIHPLFRIETEGGNHTPAFAEAARSMEAHRAMLLAATAMAETAFDCFVDPALLNQARAAFALPLSTTGEE from the coding sequence ATGCGAGATGAGCGACGGCTGGTGCTTCGCCAGACGATCGAAAGTGCTGCCGCTGACCTGCGCGCGCTCAGCCTCGCCATCCATGATCACCCTGAGCTGAACTTCGAGGAGCGGTTTGCGCACGCCCTTCTGACCGACTTTCTCCACGACGCTGGCTTCCACGTTGAACGCGGCGCCTACGGGCTGCCGACCGCATTTCGGGCCTCGGTTGGCGAGGGGTCGCCGTGCGTCGCGGTGCTCTGCGAATATGATGCGCTGCCGGAGATCGGCCATGCCTGCGGTCACAACCTGATTGCCGCTGCTGGGGTGGCCGCGGGCCTCGCGCTCAAAGCGGCCGCTCCGGCCGGCACGGTTGTCGTGCTCGGCACCCCTGCCGAGGAAGGCGGGGGCGGCAAAGTGGTGATGCTCGAGCGCGGCGCGTTCGACGGGGTCGATGTTGCGATGATGGTCCACCCGGCGCCCGGCCACTCCGCCTGGCCGAACGTCATCGGGGTGGAGGCGCTGGAGGCGCAGTTCTTTGGCCGGAGCGCTCACGCCGCGATGGCGCCCCATGAGGGGGTGAACGCCCTCGACGCGATGGTGCTCGCCTTCAACGCAGTCGCCCTGCTGCGCCAGCAGCTGCCGCCGGACACGCGGGTTCACGGCGTCATTACCAGAGGGGGGACAAAACCGAACATCATCCCCGACCACACGGCGGCCGAACTGTATGTCCGCGCTCGCCACCCGCACGAACTCGACCGACTGAAGGAGCGCGTTGTCGCCTGTTTCGACGGCGCGGCTCGCGCCACTGGCTGCCGGCTCGAAGTGCGCTGGCCCGGGCCCCGCTTTCGCGACCTGCGGACGAACGACCCGCTGGCGGCACGGTACGTCAGCCACCTCGAAGCGCTTGGGGTGACGGTTCCGCCCCGCGGCGACAACCCTCTCGACCGGATGCTCCTCAGCACTGATATGGGCAATGTCAGCTACGCGGTGCCCGCTATCCACCCCCTGTTCCGGATTGAGACCGAGGGCGGAAACCATACGCCGGCCTTCGCCGAGGCAGCGCGCTCCATGGAAGCGCACCGCGCGATGCTGCTGGCGGCGACGGCAATGGCAGAGACCGCGTTCGACTGCTTTGTCGACCCGGCGCTGCTGAACCAGGCGCGCGCGGCGTTCGCTCTTCCGCTTTCGACGACAGGCGAGGAGTGA